The proteins below come from a single Chrysoperla carnea chromosome 1, inChrCarn1.1, whole genome shotgun sequence genomic window:
- the LOC123297353 gene encoding meiosis-specific nuclear structural protein 1-like, protein MSKVQGGMERKLAAQLREEQLNQNLINTSRLQMIENERADLTKRSNSRKVIQHIFIEQKEMDLLKQMQKDREKEKIGSDRSHFTDEKLAQQMDLVKREEIVELKRRQQLRENDPELRELERKLRLAYAAKELACQIAQKKAEELEQKVREQQANEAFNKLRANDSEFDKQQCIENEMKKADYRHSLQNQMLVRERQKQIDYENYLTEKKIIDDVVQRIRDEDESAANKRLQDMKKVQEEMKQHEAAREAWRQKEIERIKAENDRIERYLNEQMESKKKSDDEKKLKEAARERLIQEIGKQIHSRDEEREERNMLLLELMEEEAKEADIKRAQAEMEKKYLTRLQLSYALDLQIKEKEDRLKQECENDYKYRQELMERLIEEERIHQMTEQKRRRKMIEVRHTVEKMMLERQEKRAAEIQQLWRLKELEKENENKRKEKIDFERIQLLKEHAKNLVGFLPSGLLKEEDLKYLDEDVAKQLKETLSLKEPC, encoded by the exons ATGAGTAAAGTACAAGGCGGAATG gAGCGGAAATTGGCTGCCCAATTACGAGAAGAAcaactaaatcaaaatttaataaatacaagtcGTTTGCAAATGATTGAGAATGAACGAGCTGATTTAACAAAACGGTCGAACAGTCGAAAAGTtatacaacatatttttatcgAACAAAAAGAAATGGATCTACTAAAACAAATGCAAAAG gatagagaaaaagaaaaaattggaagCGATAGATCTCATTTCACTGATGAAAAATTAGCACAACAAATGGATTTAGTTAAACGGGAAGAAATAGTTGAACTTAAAAGAAG GCAACAGTTGCGAGAAAATGATCCAGAATTACGTGAACTAGAACGCAAATTAAGATTAGCATATGCCGCAAAAGAACTAGCATGTCAAATTGCCCAAAAGAAAGCAGAAGAATTAGAACAaaag GTTCGTGAGCAACAAGCAAACGAAGCATTTAACAAACTACGAGCAAACGATTCCGAATTCGATAAACAACAATGTATCgagaatgaaatgaaaaaagccGACTACCGTCATTCATTGCAGAATCAAATGCTTGTTAGGGaacgacaaaaacaaattgattatgaaaattatttaactgagaaaaaaattattgacgaTGTTGTTCAACGCATTCGAGATGAAGATGAAAG TGCTGCAAATAAAAGATTACAAGATATGAAGAAAGTACAAGAAGAAATGAAACAACATGAAGCCGCACGAGAAGCATGGAGACAAAAAGAAATTGAACGAATTAAAGCTGAAAATGATAGAATTGAAAGATATTTAAACGAACAAATGGAATCCAAAAAGAAGAg tgaCGATGAAAAGAAGTTAAAGGAAGCAGCAAGAGAACGGTTAATTCAAGAAATTGGAAAGCAAATTCATTCGAGAGAT gagGAACGCGAAGAAAGAAATATGTTATTACTAGAATTAATGGAAGAAGAAGCTAAAGAAGCTGACATAAAGCGTGCTCAGGCGGAAATGGAGAAAAAATATCTAACTCGTCTACAACTAAGTTACGCATTAGAtctacaaataaaggaaaaggAAGATAGACTTAAGCAAGAATGTGAGAATGATTATAAATACAGGCAAGAA TTAATGGAACGATTAATAGAAGAAGAGCGAATCCATCAAATGACTGAACAAAAGCGTAGAAGAAAAATGATCGAAGTGCGTCATACTGTGGAAAAAATGATGTTAGAAAGACAAGAGAAACGTGCTGCGGAAATTCAACAATTATGGCGATTAAAGGAACTTGAAAAagagaatgaaaataaaag gaaagagaaaatcgattttgaaagaATTCAATTACTCAAAGAACATGCAAAAAATTTAGTTGGTTTTTTGCCAAGTGGATTATTGAAGGAagaagatttaaaatatttagatgaaGATGTTGCCAAACAACTCAAAGAAACACTGTCTTTAAAAGAGCCatgctaa